From the Chionomys nivalis chromosome 18, mChiNiv1.1, whole genome shotgun sequence genome, the window CTTCTGCTGCCTCTCTTCCTTAACATTCTCACCAGCCTTAGGTCAGAAGGTCCACTTCctgtattagtcacttttctcaTTGCCGTGATCAAACGCCCGAGGAGAAGCGGCTCTGGGAAGGAAGCGTTTCTTTTGGAGTACAGTTTGAAAGACACCGTTCACAGCCATGGGGAAGATGTGGTGgcaggggaagaagaaagctgacaAGAAATGGGCTGGGCCACACTAGGGATTCTCTTCCTCGGTGAGGCTGCACCTGCTAAAAGTTCtgcagcctttttaaaaaattccaccaGCAGGGGGAGCTAGCACTAAGACATATGAGCCTAAGGGAGACAGTTCACTGGTTTGAAAACTATtaagccttcccagtgctgcttTGGCAATCCTTCACTTGAGCCCGTTTTACTATCAACTTTTTCCTAAAAGTTACCAATGATCAGCCTTGTCCTAGCTGGGGTTaccgttgctgtgataaaacaccaccatcaaaagcaagttgggaaggaaatggtttatttggcttacacttccatcatcaaaggaagtcaggacagggactcaaagaGGGCGggactctggaggcaggagctgatgtagaggccatagaggggtgctgcttattgatTTGTTCCACACAGCTTTCTCCGCCTGCTTTCCTAAAGACCTGCAAAagcaccagcccaggaatggcaccacccacaatgggctaggtcGTCCCACGTCAATCACTATTTAAGAACGtgtttgcctacagcccaatcttacaGGGGTATTTTCTTAactctgatgactctagcctgtgtcaaggtgacataaagctagccagcatAAAGCACAAATCTCTTTAAAAAGCTTTGGTTTACAAAGCCATCACTTTCATACCCAGTTTCTAGGATCTAAAGCAAAACAAGGAAGTTTTGATTTCTTCAGGGATTTGGGgcacgcctataatcctagcactcgagaggctgaAGTTGGAgttcaacctgggctacacagccagacattctttcaaataacattttcttttcaaggaaaagaaaaatattcaatgtCAGGTTCAAAAATTAAGAtttccttgttttttaaaattgtcttgtaAAACAATTGTGGTTTCTCCACTCTGTAATCATTTGTCACTAAGttccttctttctcattttacttgAGGTGTTCCAAATCCAAAAACGGTCTCGTCATCATACTGAGTTTTGACATCACAATCTATAactgtcttttgtttctgtgcAGCTGTCTGGAGACCCAGCTGTGCTGCTGGGTGGTTTTACTACAGTTCCCACTGCTATGGATACTTCCGGAAGATGGGAAACTGGTCTCAGGCTGAGGTGAGAAGTGTGAGCTGTTGATTTCTTGAAGAACAAGGGACCAGCTAGAACTGCAGATTGTATTTGACTTAAAGTCAAGGGTTCTTCCTGGAACCCCAGGAGAAGCCTCATGGTTAAAACGAAGAGGGATATGCTCAACTCCTTCAATTTTGTGAACATTGATGATGTAGATACTATGTGCTAAGATCCTCAGTGGGCTGCATGGAGCAAGAAGCAGCCATGACCCTCTGAAAGCTAGAAATACACAGCCCAAAAGAGCACCAAGGGTCAAGGAGCTTGTGCAAAGAACAACTGAATTCCTCTCTGAGACTTACCAGAGAGAGTGATACAGAAATGCCTGAAACAGGTCTCAGGAACACCAGGCAGAAAGCCAAGAATCAGAAATGGGAGGTGTCCCCACTTGACACAACCCACATATGCCTGGATTTTGTTCTTTCCAGCTATGTATAAGACATTTACAAATATCCAAGTATCCAGTCCAAGTAAGTGGAGAATTAGAATTACTattgtcatctctccagcttgtgGCTGATTGACACACATAGAGGTGATGTGGCATGACCCAGCCCAGCGTGGTCTCAAGTGCCCTTCCTGTGTGTAACTCAGTAAAGAAAGGAACAAGGGTGGCGTCCCCACCATGTGGCAGCTGCTGAGGTTCAATCAGTTTCCTCTGACTTCTGAAACTGAGAGAAGGGAGCATGGTGGAACATACCTacaaccccagctcttgggagccAAGACAGGAAATCACgagtagtttgaggccagccttagctacagaGGGAGATCTTCCCTCAACAGACAGGTGACACGTGAAATCAATGTGTGGTTGTGATGTTTAAGCAGAAAACTTCTTTGCAGTGTAAACAAAAATGATTTCCTTTCGATTAGGCCAagagaagtagcaatgaaaattcaGGGAATGAAAAAATCTTATTGAGTGGAGTCCTGAATAACTGGGGGCATAGAGAGAGTGAGAGGAAAGATCGAGCAAgcaagaggtggggaggagagagagcgaGACAACCCCAGATTCTGTAACTATGAGGAAATTGTGCCTCAGAGAGGTGAAGTGACTTATGAAGGCCACTGGGACCCCAAGCACTTCTCTGGTGCTAAATCTCCTGCCTGGGCCTTGAGCTTTTGCTTCCTCTGAGACCCGGCACTGTGGTCATCTGTCATCTATAGTGACAGAAATCACCAGTGGAATCTAGATCTCAGTGTCGGGGGAAGGGAACCATCCTTCTTGGTTCACTAGGGCTCCAAGAAGAGGGTTGTGTGCTTGTGGCATCTTTAATGGGACCTCTCCTTGCAGGAGGAGTGTCAGAAGTACGGAAGTAATTCCCACCTGGCAACTGTCTCGAATCTAAAGGAAGCCAGAATCATAGCAAAGTACATACTTGGCTATCAGAGAAACCTGCCTGTGTGGATTGGCCTGCATGACCCACAGAAGGTAAGCCCATGGTTGGCTCACAGAGCCTCTTGGGAAACCCAGGATGACAATCCTTCCATGAGAAGTGGCCTTCTGGCCTACAAATAGGACTTAAGTAGTTAGCCCTGTGGCCAAGCACCTCCAGTGGCTCAGGCCGAGGCTTGAAGGTCAGGGACCCCTTCTTTCCCTCAGTAGGAGAAATAATTCAAAGAGTTCCATTCTGTGGAACTTTTAATTAAGGTCCTTCTGGATCTTCAGATGTAAAAGTACCAGTtttacagaggagagagagagagagagagagagagagagagagagagagagagaaagagagagagagagagaggaaggaggaggaggaggaggaggaggaggaggaggaggaggaggaggaggaggaggaagggaaagcatGCAAGCCGATCTAGAAGATTCAGAGTAATTTATTTGCCTTTGGTCTTAATTAAAGGTAAAAACTTTCAACTAacctttttttctgagattctgtcacattttttttagttattcttAATTCTCTCCTCTGAACTCCCTTTGACCTCTCCATCAGTACTTGACTATGAGAAGTACCACAGGGTATCTGTATTTATGGATTTGGGGTGGGGTGTCTATACCCAACTGAAATAGGGGCATAGGCAGGGAaaccctgctttctgtttctgatgACGTAGTTAGAGACACCAGTGCTCATAGACCTTATTCCATGAACATGGAGTCACCCTGTGGCACTGGCCTATGACTCACAATGTGCTTAGTCTTTTGAGTACTGCAGAAAAACaagtgatttttgtgtgtgtgtgctataacTGTTATACAGTTATTTGCTTTAAATggtgtttatttggcttttaatttttaacttttaaatatttttatatttttactttccatgtgtgagcatgtatctACATGTTTGTATGTTCCtggtgcctggggaggccagaagaagataatGGGGTGCCCCGGAACTGGGGTAacacagttgtgaactgccatggaggtgctgagaaccaagcgTGGGTTCTCAATAGAAGCAACAAGCACTTTTAACAGCTGAACTTCTCcactctttgagacagagtctcactatgtagccttggctgccctggaacttgctacatagaccaggctggccccaatttcacagagatcttcctgcctctgcatccccagtgctaggattaaaggcgtaggctaccacacctggccaaatttttcattttttatgtatttactttgtTGTCAATTAGAACGCTGCCTTCAGAGACAAGCTACATATTAACATCTATTTCTGTGAGATTtttatagtttgatttttttacatGTGTGAATTGAGACACAAATGTTCTAGCATTGTTCTCTATCTctactaatcaagaaaatgcaaactaaaattatataatttgacTTAGATTgtcaacatttttctttgtatcatgACTACTATCctgaggatgcagagaaatgGTCCTGGTGCCCAGTCAGTGAACATGGAAGTTTGTACAAGTATACAGATTTGGGAAAGTACTGTGTTGACGGGGATTGATAACCTCAAAACAGTCACATTATTTGACCCATTAGGTTCTTCTTCTGGAGTAGATTATAAGGAAATAATTTTGAGAACACAGAGTGAGTCTCAACAAAATTATTCATAGCAGTGTTTTCATAGTAATTGGAAACAATACACTCAGTAGTCAACACAAGATTGTTAAGGTAGACTATTGTACCTCCTTGTGTTGAAGGGAGGTTTGGAAAGCCACAGGAAAGAgtcaaataaatgttttgaagAGGACAGTGTTTTTTAGTACATTGATAACCATGTTTCTATCAGAAGTAAATATGCTAAAACATTAGTGATGTTTTCCTCTGTCATTGAATGGAGTGACTTTCATAATTTTggttcttcatatatttctatCCTTTGCCCCATAAAACCCGATCCCACCGGTCTGAGGGCCTGTTGTGTCTGTGGGAGTGGGAGCTGCCTGGGTTACACACTCCCTCTATTTCCTGTCATTGCAGAAGCAGTCATGGCAATGGATTGATGGGTCTATAGACCGGTACATACCCTGGAATTACAGGACAAAGAGCGAAGCCAGGCACTGTGCTTCGCTGAACCCCAAGGACAGTAAGTTCCCTgcattccttccctttctccaagCTGCAACTCCGTCCTTGAACCTGTTAAGAGCGAAAGGGGCATGCTTGCCCTCCTCCCATCGCCCCTTTCACTCAGCAGCACTGCCTCACAGGACAGTGGCCTCGACACGCAGTCTATGAACTTCCAGTCACCTGTACCCACTTTGCAGTCTTTGTTAAAGCCAgtgaaggacattttttttttaacatcaatGGAAGGGGCCACGAGGGGAAAGACTATGACAAAGACGTCAGAGGTAAAAGCTGGAGAAGGGAATCTCTTAGGCCAACAGAGCCCACGCTGCTGCTACAAAAGACAAGTTAGCCAGAACACAGGCAAAATCATAGGTAAGAGCTACTAAAACAAGGTTGCCCACCCAAACTGAGGGAAGACTGTGGCAAGTTAGCGCCTCCCAAACCCACCAAGGCGCTaccccaggaagcagagggaagcccCCACTAGAGTCAACCAAACAAAAGctagacattttcttttcattgtagCAGAAACTGTGTTAGAAGAGAGACTCGGAGTCACAAGAATCAACGGAAGAACATTCCAAGAGAACATATTTCAGGGACTCTCACACCTATCGTATGAGGCCCTCCATGTCTGCCTTTTAGCCAGATCAGTTTTGGGGAAGCAGTTGACCGGATGTTTCCCGAGACCCTTTGTGTCCCCACTGGATAAAGTGGTTCTGGGCCTCTCACTGGACAACGTTCTTAGGGTCTTTCCTGTCGATAGAGTCCCACACTGAAGGAGCCTGTGGCGTATCTGTAAGAAGGGGGAGCCTGGGCCTTTTGGTCCCATCCACCCATCTGGTTTCACTTCAGTTCACAGCAATCAGAACACAGGCTTCAGACACAAAGAAAGCCAAAGGAAGGGGCTGAGGAGGGGgctgggatggggggagggggagaacagGCAGTATGCTTGCTGTGCTGGggtaaagacctgagtttgaatctccagaacccacataatcTGGACAAGGTAGCGTGCACATGCAATCACAGTACATGGACAggaagatgggggtgggatggagacaggagagttcCCCGGAAGCTCACAGGTCAGTCACACGTGGAGGTGGGGGTCAGGGGAGAACATAAAATTGGGTcattaattaaaaactcaggGAAAGGAGCAAGGCTAGTGAAAAGCTGGTGAAGGGTAGACCTTAGAGGGGAAACCTTCATGAGACCCCGCCCTAGTGCTATTTATGTCTGTAGAATGGACTTTACCTATGCACAGTCAGGCACAAACTCTGCTCTCTGTGGCTGCgctctttcttgcttcctttccaCTTAGGAAGAACTTCTAGGTATTTTGTCCCCTCTGTCCCTTTGTCTCCTTGGGACTCTCCACTCTGCACCAGAACTGTTTTGTGACCCACTATGTCACTTTGGGACTCCACACTAGAATAGGCCTACAATCTCAgtacttagaaggctgaggcaggaggctcatcaagttcaagaccagcctggactacagagtaaattcaaggccagcctgggcaatgtgGTGAGACCTGTGCTGTAACAGAAAGCAAGAAGAGAGCCGCGAGTATGGTCATCTAGAGCAGTTGGTAGTGTATCCGTGGGCCCGGGTTCAGGCGTCAGCGCtgcaagagaaaagaaggaaaaaagacaagTTATGTTCAGTTTGCCCTGGGGTCAAGGGCAGGAGCTCTGTGTTCTGGGTGACCTTGTATATAGCATCTTCATCTTACTGAACTGCCTAGCCTGGTGCGGACTTCTTCGTTCTCTGCACCCCAGATGTCTCCTTATAGCAGGAAGAGAGTCGTCCTTTACAGTGCCTATCCAGTGCCGTCATGTATAGGCTGGTCTCACTGTCCAGGTTTGGTGTACCCATCCCCCCCATTCCCAGCACGTCCCCCTTTAGTGTtgtgggagggaggcaggcaggagatTAGAATGGGTACCGATCTAAGTGGGCACCATGGGTAAGCTGCTCTTGGTCACCTAACGCTTCAATTCCATCTCTTCTCTGGGCTCAGTGGATGTCCCAAAGGACCCTACACAGCCACATATCCAGTCAGTCAACCTGAGTTTCGCGGGGCAGATTCCAGGCTAGCAGGCTCGCGTGCACATTCTTAGTTCCAAACTTGAAATCCCTCAGCAGGCTTGTAGTCCCCATGTCATGTTCTGGTGCTCCAACTACAGGCCCTTGATTTAGGACATAGGCACAACTACTACCCTTTGTGTCTCAAGTATGGGAAGCACACGTAGGTGACAGGGTCAGACCTGCAGGTCAAGACCCAAACCGACACCCGCTAGGGGGAAACTCAACATCCTGCCATATTCTCTCTGGGATCTCAAGGACTGAGGAATTCTATTTTGAGGACAGGAATAGTTGGGCCTCTCctagaaatatatatttcagtCCCCCAAAGTCCCCAGTCTCTGGCCCAGCCCTTCTTTCTAAGTGGGTAACCTGTTAGGATGTGATTGGTTACAATGGCTTACGGGTCTTTGAAGTTCACCCTGGAGCAtctcagtgcttggctgtggagtCTCCCAGGTCTTTGACACAGCCATATCTAACACAAAGGAgcggttggagggatggctcagctgtcgtcttagatagggtttctcctgCTCTGGTGAACACCATGGACAATAGCAcgctggggagggaagggttatTCAGTTTATGCTTCCACAGCATGGTtcatcatcaagggaagtcaggacaggaactcaagcagagcaagAACCGGAGCTAGgggttgatgcagaggccatggagggatgctgtttactggctcGTTTggcatgacttgctcagcctatgCTTCTAcagcaggaccagcagcccagggatggtcccacccacagtgggtggacCCTTTCTCATGAATCACTAGGAAAATGTACTATAGGCtttttatggagacatttttttcaGTTGGGGCTCCCTCTTCTCTGATAACTCTCGCatatcaagttgatataaaccAGTAAGTACAGCTGTTGAAAACAGCTGCTGCTCCTCTAGAGGATAGGAGTTGgggtcccagcactcacactgggcaggtcacaacctcttgtaactccagcttcaagggatctgatgccattctgtggcctctgcaggcacacacacacacacaaaatgataaatcctttttttttttttggtttttcgagacagggtttctctgtggttttggagcctgtcctggaactagctcttgtagaccaggctggtctccaactcacagagatctgcctgcctctgcctcccgagtgctgggattaaaggcgtgcgccaccaccgcccggctaaaatgataaatcttaaaaaaaaaaaaacataactgtcggacggtggtggcgcacgcctttaatcccatcactcgggaggcagaggcaggaggatctctgtgagttctaggtcagcctggtctacaagagctagttccaggacagccagggctattacacagagaaaccctgtctccaaaaaccaaaacaaacaaaaaccccaccacCACTAGCAGTAACGAATAAACCAAGCACACATAAAGGGAGCCTTCCCTGGGTCTGTGCCAGGTGCTGCTTCCTCCCGAGTGCCAGAGTAGAGCTTGTACAAATGGCAGTGATCTGAGAAAGTGGGTGTTTGCGTTAGTCAGGGATCCCCAGAGAACCAGTAATGGGAGGTGGAGATTCCTGGGGGTGGAGCGGGGGCCAGGAAATTACTGCAAGAGCTGATGTGGAAAAACTAAATCCaaaataattaaagagaaaaatcttcTGCTCCAGGAAGCCCTTGGTCTGGGCTTCTTTACTCAATGTCTTTTGATTTGAGTGACAACAATATCGATGAAATACCCACAGAGCAATATCTAGACAGCTAGGGGCTAGCACTTGCTGGATATCTGGACGAAACAATACCTTATCCTACTCATGTTGGCACCTGAAATAAGCACTACTGGCCCTTGTCCAGGGCTCCAAGAGGAACACACAGACAATTCTGGCAAATTTGGTACTGAGCTAGCTTGGTTTAAATGTCGGTTGGTTTTCTTACAGGCTTTTTAAGCTGGAACAAAATCGGATGCAGCGAGCGCCAACACTTCCTATGCAAGTACATGCCATAGAGCAAGAATCAAGTGCCTGCCAGCCGTGTGCaagcttcttcttcctccctctcaccTGGTGGCTAATATAATCCTTATCCCCCAGAGGAAACACAGCAGCGAACACTGATGAGGCCTCCAGTACACTGACTATCAAGCTCAGAGAGCTTAGCATGGTGGGACAGGGGCTTCCAGTATCAGAGATCTTAGCATGGTGGGACAGTGGCTTTCAGGCTCAGAGTTTAGCATGGTGGGACAGTGGCTTCCAGTCTCAGGGATTGGCAAGGTGGGACAGTGGCTTCTGGTCTCAGTGTTCACTCTGCAATCCTT encodes:
- the Reg4 gene encoding regenerating islet-derived protein 4, which produces MAPKCVCLLLLLSFVTVPEVMSAVWRPSCAAGWFYYSSHCYGYFRKMGNWSQAEEECQKYGSNSHLATVSNLKEARIIAKYILGYQRNLPVWIGLHDPQKKQSWQWIDGSIDRYIPWNYRTKSEARHCASLNPKDSFLSWNKIGCSERQHFLCKYMP